The window TGGACTGGTGACCCATCTCGTGAGGGGAACAACGAAGAACATGTGAAAAATTAGGTCTTCCATCTTTCCTCGCGGTTTACAGAGAAGAGGATTTCGAGAAGCAGGTTGGAGTGGCGCGAAACCGAGGCGGCATCAGGCCCAGAAGCCGCCAGGAAACAGCGCGAGCTTGGCCTTCCTAGCAGGACCTTAGTGAGGCATTTCTcgcgcagaaaaaacgcgtccTTCGCGCCGACACAGGCAGCCTCTCCCGCCTGAAAACGCGCGCGAGCGATCTCCGAGGCAAACGCGGACGACCGACGCAGCGGCAAGACAGTGCGGCGAAAAGAACGATGGGACGAGcgggcgagcagagagagaaaacgacggaagcacaaaggaaggaacggagaaaagagagaagaaatggaaacgagaagcaaacgagaaggaaacgagaggtAAAGGAAACCAGGACGACGacaaaacggaagagagcgagaagagagagcgaaaagagagagagaagagagagagaagagagcgagagaagaacgggggacggcgacgcggagCTCGGAGGATTTTCGAGGGCCCGCCGAGTcgcggaggaagcgaaaacacTTTTGCTTCTTTGTCGGCTGTTTtcccgaggaagaaaacgtcTTCCAACcaggggaaaacggggagaagcggcgcgcgcgcgggatGTCTTCTCTCGACATGCGCAGCTGAGAGTTTCAAGAAATTCACGCCAACCCGTTTTGCGCGGGCTCTGAGTCAGCGCAGAGAGGAttgggagaagaaggccgcgtGTGTCCCTCTTGGCACAaatctctttctttcccgaAAGGGATCCTGGTGAAGACAAGTGGATGCTCGGGTTGTTCTCTCGCGGTTTcctcccttcgcctctcctctccccagCCTCCGCCCcagagaacgcgcgcgccttcctctctgacggcgcgttctcgcgcgtcgaGCGGTGACTGTGCGAAGCCCAGATCTCGCTTTCAAAACGCCATTTGCGGGTCTTGCGTCTCTCGTGTGCACACGTttccgcgctcgcctctcttctttttttttgcgtctcggACGACTAGCTGAAGACCGGCCTTAGGTTTGTGTAGAAAATCTGGCGGAagggggaagaaacgcggcgcAAAGACAAAAGTGCGAAACCTGGACGCGGTCACGGGTTTTTCTCAGCGTGGTGACGTTCTTTTCGTCGatttcccctttctccccttgAACTCTGCTCGTCCTTcgtgaaagagaagagcgaaaatCCGCCCCTCTCGTCGCGAGTCGCGGAAACACGCCTGCCACAAAAGttccgcgtgtgtgcgtctccctctccgcgtgGCCCTGGCCAGCTTGCTTCGTCCGTTTTTCCGAACGAAGCACACGAACGACAAACcacagggaaagggaaaggaaaacgagatcttcctctctcttcctgtgattctctgtccttcatcatttcctccttccctcttcctgtgattctctgtccttcatcatttcctccttccctcttcgtcctcagGCACACCGCGGCACTCTTCGCTTCGTTCGCTGCCTCGACTGCGTCCAGTTCTTCGCTCCTCATTCAGGTTTCCCTTTCAGGATGCCGAGGGGCGACACTGACGCCTCccgaaagggagaggcgctcCCTGATTCGTCACCGTCTTTTCACTCGTCTTCGACTTCCTCCTCTGGTCCTCCGTGTGAGTCTGTCCAGGCAGGCTCGTCAGTGCCTTCGTCTTCAGAAAAACTGCACGTTTTGTCGCCGCAGATggaaggcaggcgagaacCTTTCCTTCCGAACCCGAGAGCTCccgcgagcgaggccgcacccgcgagcgaggccgcACCCGCCTTCGTGTCGTGGCAACGGCGCGCGTTCTCCCCCATCGCCAGAGGGTCTGTGAGAGCCTCGATCTTCacgctcgcgtcttcctgcttGGGAGCAGGTAAAAAGAAACCGCAAGACGCACCTCTGGAActgcgcgcgagagacgcccccGCGGCCACGCTCTCTTGTGACACGCAAAGAGAtgcgcgcttcctctcgcggcACACAACTTACATCTCTCCTCGCCGAATGCCCGGCCTGTTGCTGTTccatcttctctccctttgaACACGCATTCACACGAGACGTTCtcctccttccgcttctctaTCTCACGCGTCTTGTCTATCTCACGCGTCTTGTCTATCTCACGCGTCTTCTCTATCTCACGCGTCTTCTCTATCTCACGCGTCTTCTCTATCTCACGCGTCTTCTCTATCTCACGCGTCTTGTCTATCTCACGCGTGTTGTCTATCTattctgtgtctcgctcaccgtgtgtctctttctcttggttccacatcttcttcttttttcaggTGTCTTGGCAACACCGTACGCAATGCAGGAGTGCGGCTTGGCGGTCGGTTTGTGTTTGCTGTGTACGCAcacctttgtctcctttttcacgACTTACATTCTGATGGCGTCGTCCAAGCTCTTCGGCACCTCGACGTACGCGGACTTGGCGCACCGAGCTGCGCCCAAGTTGCCGCGGAATGTCGTGGACGCGATCATCGTTCTGAACGGACTCGGcgtttgtctttccttcctcgtcttcctcggtgACTTCCTCCCCACGTCCCTGGAGAGCCTTCACATCCTCCAGCGGGCCTCCGACCACCGCGCCCTCCTCCTCTGTGCCAGCATGGTggggacaggaagagaaagaggggggagagaaggacagggagaacgagaaatAGTAGTAGTAGTAGtagaacagggagagaaagaagaaaaggaagaaaaaaagtggggagagaaggacagggagaacgagaaatAGTGGTAGtagaacagggagagaaagaagaaacagaccaACGAGAAgtaaaaagagagagagaacgaaaggagCAAGGGAAGTAAAAGAAGATGATGAAAGACAAGCAcaagacagaggggaaagagaagaagaggggagtggaaagggaaaggaaagtgCGAACAGACGGGAGATGAAGGGAGTCGAGAGGGCGACAAGCCGAGCAACCGGCGAGGGAAGAGTGTGTCCAGGGACGtagaaaaacggagagaaagacaaggaagaagatgaatgcgcagagaaggcgtaCCCACTTTGGTGTTTTCTTcacagcggcggaggcacctctccgctgtcgtccgttttctgcatcttctctgCCCTAATCTTTCGagcgcgtctcccgcctcccaTGAGGCCCTCTGTCATCGGTGAtttcctcggtttctctcgcgctctcttctccttcgctgtcgactgtctcgctttcgagttttctcctttttccaaGAGGTGCTGAGTCCTAACTCGTCTCCACTgttcctgctgtctctgtgccgTTTGCAGGTGGTGATTGTgccgctgtctgtacagcccAGATTGTCGGCTCTGAGGcacttcgctttctttcccgtttgcaccctcctgttttctctctcgtgcgtcgTCTACCGCTCGGTTCACTTGATAAGGAATCAGACTGCGCCGGTCGTTATGGTCAATCTCAACTGGAATTTCTTCAAATCTTTCaacgtcttcctcttcgccttcatgCAGGTAAGgatcctttttccttctctcgttgttTCTTTTCATGCCTTCGCGTTGCTACTTCCGGTGCGGCGTCgccttgcatgcgcgtctctctACTCGCCTTGCGGTTCGAAGACGCGCGTCCCAGTGGACTGCCGAAACTACAAGTGTGGGGTATTCTTCATGTTACGGAGGATGGTaacttcttcttccccatcTGTATTGAGGGTTCGAAGTCCGTTTCCCAAGAACTAACCGGATCCTATTTCTTGGCCAAACAtcccttttctctgaaaCACACTAACGCCTTCTCGGCGTTAGTGTGACCTTAAAAAAATCCCAGAAACGTTGTGTGATCTATCTTATCAACGTGGCGTTCGAGAATCCGGGAGCTCACGTGGAGTGCTACCTTGTCATATCAGCCTCTGAAACGAAAAACGttcacgcatgcatgcgtgcaacAACCGGTTCACATGCTTATCTGCATATCCATATATCTCTGTATTCCTTTTTATATGTACCACTTATTTAAATATACTCAGTTGCACCAAAACTCGCCTGTCCGTCCTTTGTATGAGAAAAAATAACAGATGAGTACGCgcatgcgtgtatatacCTGACGCAGCGTGCATATCTGCATCTAAttatacgtatatatatatatatatatatatttattttTACGTGTGTATCCGTGCATCGGTGAGCTGTGCGTGTGCGAGGTGAGAGCGGTGTGCCGCGTGGAGGCTGTACAGTTCTGCGGATGCAGTGGCGTAAGGAGCACTCGAGTTTCGTGAGTGGATCACGCACGGGAATGCCAAGTCTGATGCGTCAGAAACTGTTTTTTTCCGTTGCTTGGTTCGGGTGTATGTCCAGCACATCAACGTGTGTCCGATCGGCCGAGAGCTGCAAAACCCTACAGATCCGCGTGTCTACAAGGTGAGGTgacgtgttttttctctctgagcACCCGGAGAGCCGCATGCTTGATTTCTTAGAGGCGCCCAAAAAGTCTGCGCGAGCGGCTAGACACAAGAAGCAGCTCCCCCTTCGCAAAGCACACCCTATCCCTCGAcgcactgcatgcatatgtgtgtgtgacgTTTTGCCATGGTTTGTGTTGAGGCAAGCGGATGTATATTTCCACGGTTTTCTGTTTTATGTCAATTCGCACGGGAGGGGCGCGCAGGAGGATAACGTGTGCGTGTGTTCCGGCTGCTCTGCACGGCATCCGTGAAGAGGCGGAGTCGCTCCTTCACGCGCACTCCAGCTGAAGGTCGTGAACTACGGATAGATCTGTGAAAGAGGTAtcctcggcgcctcgtcgTTTTCACACAGATATACACCCTtacgcacatatatatatatatatatatatatatttgtttaAATGTTTATAGATATTTGTACTCATCCATGCGTATTTGTAGAGGTTTgcatttgtgtgtgtgtgtgtgtgtgcgtgagAGCATGTCTGCGTGCATCGATTTCTGAGGGCGCGGAGGGCGTCTGTGCATCCCCTTGGACGTGGTGGCAAGTTGTTCGCGCGTTCATCTCGTGGTTGCTCGGGTTCTTCCGCGGGgttttgctttttttcgcAGGTGTCGCTGCGGGCTGCCGCGCTCGAgtggtgtctgtacaccccgACGGCGGTCATTGGCTACCTGTCGTTTCGGGGAGGAACGCGGCAGAACTTCATGTTGAACTACAGTTCAGACGACCAGCTGATGCACGTCTGCACGCTGCTGCTCTCGTTTTCGATGATCCTCGGCGTGCCCTTGACGATCATCCCCACCGTGGACTCGATTTTCAACTTGCTGAAAAAgccggcgccgtcgctccccgCGCCGACCTtcggggagacagaggctcTCGGTTTCGACGCAAAGCGCGCGAGCATGGTGGCGCCGCTCCTCCTGCATGCCGACCGCAAAGACCGGGTTCTCAGGGTCACCGTCTCCGAGCCTGACGCGACGGAAGACGGCCCCAgccgcgaggcaggcagagacaggggctgcgaccgagagagcgaggagacccTAgcgcaggaaggcgagcggcgTGGAAGGCAAacacgagacggagacggcgagcgaagCGGTTTGGACGAGGACGGCCGCGCACCGTCCGGCGGCGAGACGCTTGCGGACCGAAGCGAGGGGTCTGCCGTCCCTTGGGGCTCGCGAGCTtccggagacgagaacgcgggGGAACGCCGCCGCGggagcgaagcggcgagcGCGCCCTACCCAGTATCCGAGGAATCCACTGGCGGCGGAGCGCAAGATGCaccagagacagacgcgaggGGGACCGGCGGAGCGAACCGGCGGTGCTGTGGCCTCGCACGGCTGACGCAGAAGGCCttgaaaaacagaaaaagttgcgtctgtctgtgtctcctccccgtCCTGATGCTGGCGCTCGCGATGGACAAAGCGGCGGACGTCGTCGGCCTGCTaggcggcttcttctcgactCTCCTCATGAGGTGAATTTTTCTGCcgaagccgaagaagcaTACCCCTCCTCACCGACGGGTCTTCGAAGCTCAAGGCGCACACGGCAGAGATGGCaaaggagcgaagaaaaaagggaatgCACAGACTTAGCCATGTAGATACAGAGATTCACCTAGCCCTGTAGAGGTGCGAATGAAGCggtttgtcttttcctttcgtcggccgcgagagagacagagtgcgtgtctcggttttctttccgtctcttcagAGGCGCCCTGCAGCGCTCTGTGgggcgccttctgcgtcttcgcccttttctAAGCCGCTCCGGTGAATGCCTGTtttgcctcgctcttccccgcaGTGCTCTTCCGTCAGTCATCTTCTACGCCGGCATCGGGAAACTCTACTACCGTCCCGTGACGAGGATGATTCTGAtggcctttcttctcaccGTCACTTTCGTAAGGCGACAAAACCGGAAGCGAACTTTCATGTGTatagacacagagaaaagcgacatACAGGGCAGGCAACGTCTCTATCCAGTACGCACGAGATCGGCCTATATACaggtatacatgtatactacggggatatatatatatatatatccgcGGATATGTGGGGGTTGCGCGACTGATGCGCGGGCACAACTGCGAGATAAGTGTGTGTGCATAGCTATACATATGTTGGCCGAGTCTACGGCAAACGATGGGTACTGTCTCCGATGGACATACACAGGCTGGGCGTCTCGTGtctgctctcgccgtccatctctctcttcacgtTGAAGCAGTTTCTTTCTGGCCATCCGTTTTGCACGATATTCACAAAATGAGATTGACGATACgggtatgtatgtatatatatatatatatatacatatatatctgtatatatgaaAATACATATGTGcgtgcatacatatatagatagatagatagatagatagatagatagatagatagatagatagatagatagatagatagatagatatagatagatagatagatagatagatagatagatagatagatagatagactTGTGTGTCTAGAACAAATGTGCGGCCTTACTTCCCCTGGTGTTTCGCGGAGTTTCGAGTTTCATATTTTCTTGTGAAGGTTCTGGTTGTTTCTTTTCAGGTGGGTGCTTTCGCGTCGGTGATTATTATTCTGCAAAACTTCGACGTCTGTTGTCAAGCCCCGCGGTCTCCGCTGCGTtagctgtctcttctttgcggaggcgcagcggcggaagcagagaggcaagaacGGAGCTACAAGGCAACCGcaagaagatggagagaaatCCTCCCATCCATGCGTTTCCGCTGGCCTATATGCTCTCCCCGCGAATGTGCTGCTGCATAGCGGAGAAGCCCACGAAACGCGCCGTGCACTTGAAACTCTTCTCGACGGAAAGCGCGTTCGCTCATCTCTCTGTACCGAAACGGAGGACAGTCTGCATGTCCACATGGAGCTGAGCTGATTTTTGTCTTCACGTGCGCGCGTAatgaaaaagaaagagcaTCTGCGTGCGTCCTTTGTCGGGTTGGCTCAGATGCGGAGCGCCGGagcagtctctctccctgcatTCCGGTCCCCGTCCCTTTCCGCGCTCTCTTTGCGCTCAGCCCGCggcctttttccttctctttttgtccaCGAGAAAACCCTctgcctcccccccccccccggagagagacgcccacGCGAACGCGCAGGCTGCCCCGTTCATTCGTGGCGCTCGGTTTTGGGGCGATCTGTGGGCGTCGAAACGGTTGGAGGTCCAGGCGCCTGTATCTCTCTCAGACGCACGGATCTGCGGTCTCTCCTTTCGGCcgctcgctttttctcgtgcgGGACTGCAGCGCCTGGGCGTAGTTTTCTCTCAAGGAATCGCAGAGTCTTTTCGCGCGGTTCTCCGGCGGCATCCCTCTTGCGCGGCGCTCGCCCGCGCCTGCGTCCAAGGTCTGCAaatccctctctttcctcgcaggTCGCCGACAGTGCGTTGAGGAGTCTCACTTGTCAATGGTGCGAAGACGCGGGCTCGCCAGCTCTGCTTGACCGCCCGTGGTTGTCTTTTCAGTGCTTTCGAACGTCCCAAAAGATCGGGATTCTTCCGCGGGAGACCTCTGGCGGTTTACGAGAGCCTGCGAGCTCGCTCGCGGTGGCGTTCAAAATAGCGAACGCCGCGAGGGACGTGTCCTCCAGAGTCCTCTGGAGTGTCTTGTTAAAGCAGTCCGTGAATGAAGTCGTGCATTTGTcttcgctcctgtctccttttccgacCAGTGTTCGTTTTGTGCGGGGTGTCGAGGCGGCGCTCTCGGGGACTGCGGACCGGCATTTCCCGCAGACAGCTGTTGGGCCGGAAGCTTTTCTGCATTTGAAACAGCGGGGACAGGCAGATTCGACAGACGCGTGTGTCTGGGACGGGTCTCGAGTCGAGACGCTCGTCCTGTCGAGTGGCCAGAAACCACGTCGGTGGGGCGCGTGCCCAACGGGGAAGTCGCAAAACGCCTGTTATGCACCGGTTCCCTCACTCTCTAAAATCGTTGTGTCATGTGCGACATTCCGGTCCCTCCGGAAACCCACATGGAGGCACGGAGAGACCGAGTCGAAGAACGCCACACGGCTTGGCAAATGAGTTGGTCGGCGTGGTCGGAAGCGCGCAGGAGTGTGTTGCGGGCAGATGCGAGGCGGCGTGGAAAGTGAAAAAGTGCATGCGTCTGGAGTCTCGGTGGGCCACAGCCCTccgagaagcaaaggaatGAAAAGTGATTCTGCCTTTGCAGCAACGCGGAAACGAGTCAGCACGGGATGCGGACAGGAGCGGCTTCCGCGTCGGGCGTGTGCTTCGACGTGCGACGCAAATTCCGAAATTTGGTTTCTCTCTAAAAGTGGCGAGCAGCGACGGAAGCCCCAGAGGCCTGGAATCGTCGCGAAAAACACTCCTGCCTAGTGAAGCCTGTGCACCGTCTGTGACAAGTTCTCGGGGGCAAACGCCCTTCTCCAGCTGGGACACGTCTACCAACCACGCAGCAAACGTCCCTGTAACGAAACGGCACGGGTTCAAACGCCAAAGGGCTACCTCCAAGATCTTTTCGTTCGGCGTGGTTTCCAGGAGCGACGTATAAAACGAAATCAGTCGGAATTTGTGAACTAGCGTCTGCGACCTATGGCCACATCACAAGCATACTCATCTACATAAACGTAGTGTTGTGTTCGTCGTTCGAACGCACACGTT is drawn from Neospora caninum Liverpool complete genome, chromosome X and contains these coding sequences:
- a CDS encoding putative transmembrane amino acid transporter, which codes for MEGRREPFLPNPRAPASEAAPASEAAPAFVSWQRRAFSPIARGSVRASIFTLASSCLGAGVLATPYAMQECGLAVGLCLLCTHTFVSFFTTYILMASSKLFGTSTYADLAHRAAPKLPRNVVDAIIVLNGLGVCLSFLVFLGDFLPTSLESLHILQRASDHRALLLCASMVVIVPLSVQPRLSALRHFAFFPVCTLLFSLSCVVYRSVHLIRNQTAPVVMVNLNWNFFKSFNVFLFAFMQHINVCPIGRELQNPTDPRVYKVSLRAAALEWCLYTPTAVIGYLSFRGGTRQNFMLNYSSDDQLMHVCTLLLSFSMILGVPLTIIPTVDSIFNLLKKPAPSLPAPTFGETEALGFDAKRASMVAPLLLHADRKDRVLRVTVSEPDATEDGPSREAGRDRGCDRESEETLAQEGERRGRQTRDGDGERSGLDEDGRAPSGGETLADRSEGSAVPWGSRASGDENAGERRRGSEAASAPYPVSEESTGGGAQDAPETDARGTGGANRRCCGLARLTQKALKNRKSCVCLCLLPVLMLALAMDKAADVVGLLGGFFSTLLMSALPSVIFYAGIGKLYYRPVTRMILMAFLLTVTFVGAFASVIIILQNFDVCCQAPRSPLR